A stretch of the Desulfuromonas sp. TF genome encodes the following:
- a CDS encoding S8 family serine peptidase encodes MRRSSFQISAVLHVICLLFLTFQGDRSAAAATVPSQLQTGEQRGLPSVSQAKKTVLSDRDGNGLSDGLQEQIASLPPTAPVDVVVTFIGRGGADDAQKAVGPFKVKKEFRIIRGFAATVTAAQARALARAQGVFRVEEDFQVSAMLDAARKDFGINTVEGWAARLDGTGVGICVVDTGADPEHEQLNDGKVAAFADFIGNRMDPYDDHGHGTHVAAIAAGDGTGGGDSNSFHGVAPRSRIYAAKVLDAAGSGADSGVIAGVQWCAEQSGVHIISMSLGTTGSSDGRDSLSQAVNNAVAAGKSVVVAAGNSGDGPETVGSPGAAAQAVTVGAAAEWSAPASAPNHSNGIYLAPFSSRGPTADGRLKPDIVAPGVSVTSARAGTTNSYVTWSGTSMATPFVSGALALALQANPEITPGNLKGLLLSTAQDRGAAGADNDWGAGLLDGAGLVAAAGALTAEPTAFPRGERKTGTVPDNGEGTFTFEITEADLGVPVAAAVTILDGGPVCLYGSPVFCDILGGWAWAPDLDAELIHPSGSVIAESICPLLGECGAMGRQETLHYLPMNSGDTGTYTVRIYPFADDADGGKGGSVALDLSRGPLPAAGANTPPVAHDQSVSGPENSPLEILLSASDADNDSLSFAVADNPAHGTLSGIEPALTYTPTPNFTGSDSFTFTAHDGIATSEPATVSVTIVASADNLPPTVTIETPRDGAVFGSGSKITFIGSAIDPEDGDLTADLVWTSSRDGVIGTGGSISKRGKNALSDGRHIITAEAADFLGAKGSAAIEITVGQAASTGGEMHLGTLQGVGEIVNSKFWKALVKIIVHDTDHAAVANATVSGDWSGGYSGSSSCVTDQFGECALATRNLKMNAGSVTFSVTDVTHDSLSYDGTGDNGTSSTVALP; translated from the coding sequence ATGAGAAGATCTAGCTTCCAGATTTCCGCCGTACTTCATGTCATTTGCCTTCTTTTCCTGACATTCCAAGGTGACCGTTCAGCTGCCGCCGCAACCGTTCCATCCCAGCTCCAGACTGGCGAGCAGAGGGGGCTGCCTTCCGTATCGCAAGCAAAAAAGACCGTTCTCAGCGATCGGGACGGTAACGGCCTTTCCGATGGTCTTCAGGAGCAGATCGCCAGCCTGCCGCCGACAGCGCCGGTTGATGTTGTGGTCACTTTTATCGGAAGAGGCGGCGCCGACGACGCACAAAAGGCCGTGGGGCCTTTCAAGGTTAAAAAGGAGTTCCGCATCATCCGCGGATTTGCCGCCACCGTAACCGCGGCTCAGGCCCGGGCTCTGGCCAGGGCGCAGGGAGTCTTCCGGGTGGAGGAGGACTTTCAGGTGTCGGCCATGCTCGATGCCGCCAGGAAAGATTTCGGCATCAACACCGTGGAGGGATGGGCAGCCCGCCTGGACGGCACCGGCGTCGGGATCTGCGTGGTGGACACGGGCGCCGATCCGGAACATGAACAGCTGAACGACGGAAAAGTGGCCGCTTTCGCCGATTTCATCGGCAACCGGATGGACCCTTATGACGACCATGGCCACGGCACCCATGTGGCAGCCATCGCAGCCGGCGACGGCACCGGCGGAGGCGATTCCAACTCCTTTCACGGAGTGGCCCCACGATCCCGCATCTATGCCGCCAAGGTTCTCGACGCCGCCGGTTCGGGTGCCGACAGCGGTGTCATCGCCGGGGTGCAGTGGTGCGCCGAGCAATCTGGAGTGCACATCATTTCCATGAGTCTCGGCACCACCGGCTCTTCGGACGGCCGGGACTCCCTGAGTCAGGCTGTCAACAATGCGGTGGCCGCCGGCAAGAGTGTGGTGGTAGCGGCTGGGAACTCCGGAGACGGGCCTGAAACCGTCGGCTCCCCCGGGGCTGCAGCCCAGGCTGTGACCGTGGGAGCGGCTGCCGAATGGTCGGCACCCGCCTCCGCTCCCAACCATTCCAACGGGATCTACCTGGCGCCCTTCTCCAGCCGCGGGCCGACCGCGGATGGGCGGCTCAAGCCCGACATCGTCGCACCGGGGGTTTCCGTGACCTCCGCTCGTGCCGGCACCACCAACAGCTATGTCACCTGGAGTGGCACCTCCATGGCCACCCCTTTCGTCTCCGGCGCCCTGGCTCTGGCGCTTCAGGCCAATCCGGAAATCACTCCAGGGAATCTGAAGGGGCTCCTCCTCTCCACCGCCCAGGACCGGGGCGCAGCCGGGGCGGACAATGACTGGGGCGCCGGTCTCCTCGACGGGGCCGGGCTGGTTGCTGCCGCAGGAGCACTTACCGCCGAACCGACGGCCTTTCCCAGGGGGGAGAGAAAAACCGGGACGGTCCCCGACAACGGCGAGGGGACCTTTACCTTCGAGATCACCGAAGCCGATCTGGGAGTCCCGGTCGCGGCAGCCGTTACCATCCTCGACGGGGGTCCCGTATGCCTTTACGGGTCACCTGTCTTTTGCGACATCCTGGGAGGATGGGCGTGGGCGCCCGATCTCGACGCGGAGCTCATCCACCCCTCCGGTTCAGTCATTGCCGAAAGCATCTGCCCTCTTCTGGGAGAGTGCGGCGCCATGGGGCGCCAGGAAACCCTGCATTACCTCCCCATGAATTCCGGCGATACCGGGACGTACACGGTCAGGATCTATCCCTTTGCCGACGATGCGGACGGCGGCAAGGGGGGAAGCGTTGCCCTGGATCTGTCGCGAGGCCCCCTGCCGGCGGCCGGTGCCAACACCCCTCCCGTGGCCCATGACCAGAGCGTTTCGGGCCCTGAGAATTCTCCTCTTGAAATCCTGCTCTCGGCTTCCGATGCCGACAACGACAGCCTTTCCTTTGCTGTCGCCGACAACCCCGCCCACGGCACCCTGAGCGGCATTGAGCCGGCGCTGACGTACACGCCCACGCCGAACTTCACCGGTTCCGACTCCTTCACCTTCACGGCCCACGACGGCATCGCGACCAGCGAACCGGCCACGGTGTCCGTCACCATCGTCGCCTCCGCCGACAACCTGCCGCCGACTGTGACAATTGAAACCCCCAGGGACGGTGCCGTATTCGGTTCCGGAAGCAAGATCACCTTCATCGGGTCTGCCATCGATCCCGAAGATGGAGATTTAACCGCCGATCTGGTCTGGACATCGAGCCGCGACGGGGTCATCGGGACAGGCGGAAGCATCAGCAAACGCGGCAAAAACGCTCTCAGCGACGGGCGTCATATCATCACCGCCGAGGCCGCCGACTTCCTCGGCGCCAAGGGAAGCGCCGCGATTGAGATCACGGTCGGCCAAGCCGCATCCACCGGAGGCGAAATGCATCTCGGAACTCTCCAGGGCGTCGGGGAAATCGTGAACAGCAAGTTCTGGAAGGCGCTCGTCAAAATCATCGTGCACGATACCGACCACGCAGCGGTAGCGAATGCGACGGTATCCGGAGACTGGAGCGGAGGGTATTCGGGAAGCAGCTCCTGCGTCACCGACCAGTTCGGCGAATGTGCGCTGGCAACCAGGAACTTGAAGATGAATGCAGGCAGTGTGACTTTCTCGGTCACCGACGTGACCCACGACTCTTTGAGCTACGACGGAACCGGCGACAACGGCACGAGCAGCACAGTGGCTCTTCCATAG
- a CDS encoding YihY/virulence factor BrkB family protein has translation MATKTRSTLKGWKNILVRVKDEQKEDNLSIVSAGVAFYAMLSVFPGLAALISIYALFADPSGVQQQIAGISGFIPQESRQLLEQQINHIMSTSSGALGIGAIGGLLISLWSANKGMKAFMTALDIVYDEKETRGFFKINGIALLFTVGGILAALISLALIAVIPAILQFLGIPESIRDVVNFGRWPLLALMVMLWLAVLYRYAPDRREPGWRWVSWGSAIATLLWIGASLLFSFYVSNFGSYNKTYGSMGAIIILLMWFFLTAYAVLIGAELDAAIEHHAGAETARRGTLSAKARSASSTGKTEGKNRKKSD, from the coding sequence ATGGCAACCAAAACCCGCTCAACCCTCAAGGGGTGGAAGAACATCCTGGTACGGGTGAAAGACGAGCAGAAGGAGGACAACCTCTCCATCGTCTCCGCCGGGGTGGCCTTCTACGCAATGCTTTCGGTTTTTCCGGGGCTGGCGGCCCTCATCTCCATCTACGCCCTCTTTGCGGATCCCTCCGGGGTTCAGCAGCAGATCGCCGGAATCAGCGGTTTCATTCCGCAGGAGAGCCGCCAACTGCTCGAACAGCAGATCAATCACATCATGTCGACGTCCTCGGGAGCGCTGGGAATCGGGGCCATCGGCGGCCTGCTGATTTCCCTCTGGAGCGCCAACAAGGGAATGAAGGCCTTCATGACCGCCCTGGACATCGTCTATGACGAAAAGGAGACGCGTGGGTTCTTCAAGATAAACGGCATCGCTCTCCTATTCACCGTCGGCGGGATCCTGGCCGCCCTTATTTCCCTGGCTCTCATTGCCGTCATTCCGGCGATCCTGCAATTCCTCGGGATTCCGGAGAGCATCCGGGACGTGGTGAACTTCGGCCGCTGGCCTTTACTTGCCCTGATGGTCATGCTCTGGCTCGCGGTGCTGTACCGCTATGCCCCCGACCGAAGAGAGCCCGGCTGGCGATGGGTCAGTTGGGGGTCGGCCATCGCGACGCTGCTTTGGATCGGCGCATCGCTCCTCTTCTCGTTCTATGTCTCCAACTTCGGCAGCTACAACAAGACGTACGGATCGATGGGGGCCATCATCATCCTGCTCATGTGGTTTTTTCTCACCGCCTACGCCGTTCTGATCGGCGCGGAACTGGACGCGGCGATAGAGCACCACGCCGGGGCGGAGACGGCCCGCAGGGGGACCCTATCGGCGAAAGCGCGCAGCGCCAGCTCCACCGGAAAGACTGAGGGAAAGAACCGGAAAAAGAGCGACTAG
- a CDS encoding MBL fold metallo-hydrolase, whose product MAVHIDEIAPDLFRFSLYIPQANLQFNQFLLRDDEPLLYHTGLRQMFPMVKDAVTRILDPSRIRWIGFSHYEADECGSLNEWLAVAPRAEPVCGAVGAVVNINDVADRKARVLEKDDVLKTGKYRFRLVATPHVPHGWDAGHLFEESEATLLCSDLFLQSGDVEPLTGESLIDRSREALREYQAGPLAHATVWSPLLGPALEELAALEPRHLAVMHGSSFSGDGAGALRELRETYRAVLDEKESPPR is encoded by the coding sequence ATGGCCGTTCACATCGATGAGATTGCCCCCGACCTGTTCAGGTTCTCTCTTTATATCCCCCAGGCGAACCTGCAGTTCAATCAGTTTCTCCTGCGTGATGACGAACCTCTCCTCTATCACACCGGCCTGCGTCAGATGTTTCCCATGGTGAAAGACGCTGTGACCCGGATTCTCGATCCGTCGCGCATCCGCTGGATCGGCTTCAGCCACTACGAGGCGGATGAATGCGGTTCTCTCAACGAATGGCTCGCTGTCGCCCCGCGGGCCGAGCCGGTCTGCGGAGCCGTCGGCGCGGTGGTCAACATCAACGATGTCGCCGACCGCAAGGCGCGGGTTCTCGAAAAGGACGATGTCCTGAAGACGGGGAAGTATCGCTTCCGTCTCGTCGCCACTCCCCACGTTCCCCACGGATGGGACGCCGGCCATCTCTTCGAGGAATCCGAAGCCACCCTGCTCTGCTCCGACCTCTTCCTCCAGAGCGGCGATGTCGAGCCGCTGACCGGGGAGAGCCTCATCGACCGTTCGCGGGAGGCGCTGCGGGAGTACCAGGCAGGGCCTCTGGCCCACGCCACTGTCTGGTCCCCGCTTCTAGGACCCGCCCTGGAGGAGCTGGCCGCGCTGGAGCCGCGGCATCTCGCCGTCATGCACGGCTCCTCCTTCAGCGGCGACGGGGCCGGCGCCCTGAGGGAGTTGAGGGAGACGTACCGGGCCGTCCTCGATGAAAAGGAATCCCCACCCCGCTAG
- a CDS encoding SRPBCC family protein, whose protein sequence is MIHTLHSSFAIPRPIEEVFPFFAEAGNLERITPPELNFHILQPRPATIAAGTLIDYRLRLFGWSFNWRSEITTWEPPHRFVDRQVEGPYRLWIHTHRFRQADGGTVIEDEVRYELPLRPLGEIAHPLLRLHLKRIFRYREKAIRGILTPIP, encoded by the coding sequence ATGATCCATACCCTGCACAGCTCCTTCGCGATTCCCCGGCCCATCGAGGAAGTCTTCCCCTTCTTCGCCGAGGCCGGCAACCTAGAACGGATCACCCCTCCGGAACTCAACTTCCACATCCTCCAGCCCAGGCCGGCCACCATAGCCGCCGGCACCCTGATCGACTACCGCCTGCGACTGTTCGGCTGGTCCTTCAACTGGCGCAGCGAGATCACCACCTGGGAGCCTCCGCACCGCTTCGTCGACCGGCAGGTGGAGGGGCCGTACCGCCTCTGGATCCACACCCATCGTTTCCGGCAGGCGGACGGGGGCACGGTCATCGAGGACGAGGTCCGCTATGAGCTGCCCCTGCGCCCCCTGGGGGAGATCGCCCACCCGCTGCTGCGACTTCATCTCAAACGGATCTTCCGTTACCGGGAGAAGGCGATCCGCGGGATTCTGACCCCCATTCCCTGA
- a CDS encoding DUF3592 domain-containing protein → MTDLIQNLPFAFGLLFGAFMVALGLILLLVGLVTLRDTFVSLRWPRATGQVVSSEVRREERLEGQIVFRPEVAYTYACGGGTLTGRKIAFAEKLYHSEAAAQKAIERYPTGMVITIRYDPDFPTEAVIERKGALAGIILLLLGAAMIAAPLAVGAGQGIRLGPVLAVIVFLFAVVFISGRRFRLRRRRVQRAGLLPPPGQGTDEDVERLLRAGEKLMAIRLYRDLHGTDLKTSRLKVRAMAERLRRS, encoded by the coding sequence ATGACCGACCTCATCCAGAATCTCCCCTTCGCTTTCGGACTCCTCTTTGGAGCCTTCATGGTCGCCCTCGGACTGATTCTCCTTCTCGTGGGGCTGGTCACGCTCCGGGACACCTTCGTCTCCCTGCGCTGGCCCCGGGCGACCGGTCAGGTTGTTTCCAGCGAGGTGCGCAGGGAAGAGCGCCTGGAGGGGCAGATCGTGTTCCGCCCGGAGGTGGCCTACACCTACGCCTGCGGCGGCGGGACCCTCACCGGCCGGAAGATCGCCTTTGCCGAGAAGCTTTACCACTCGGAGGCGGCTGCGCAAAAAGCCATCGAGCGCTATCCGACGGGGATGGTGATTACCATCCGCTACGATCCGGATTTCCCCACTGAAGCGGTCATCGAACGGAAGGGCGCTCTGGCCGGGATCATCTTACTGCTGCTGGGGGCGGCGATGATTGCCGCACCGCTGGCGGTGGGGGCAGGGCAGGGGATCCGACTCGGGCCGGTTCTGGCCGTGATCGTCTTTCTCTTCGCGGTCGTTTTCATCTCCGGCCGGCGATTCCGGCTTCGACGACGCCGGGTCCAGCGGGCCGGACTTCTTCCGCCGCCGGGGCAGGGAACCGACGAGGATGTGGAACGTCTCCTCAGGGCGGGCGAGAAGCTCATGGCCATCCGCCTCTACCGCGACCTGCACGGAACCGACCTGAAGACCTCCCGGCTGAAGGTCAGGGCGATGGCCGAACGCCTCCGGCGGTCCTGA